In Flavobacterium sp. 83, the genomic window AACCATTTAGTCCTAATGAATTGATAGTCAGAATTAAAAGACTTTTATTGAAATGAAAACTCCTTTTTGTTTGACAAAAAGGAGTTTTTTATAATTTATCATTGTAGTTTAAAACCTCTGCATGAGAGAGTTGTAAATAAAATTATTTTATTTTGGATTATAAATATGAATAGATTGTCCTACTAATTTCCATTCTCCTTTTATTTTCTCTAACATCCTGATTTCATAAGAAAAAGTTTTTTTTCCATCACTCGAAGTAGATTCTTCATCATGGCTTACCCAAGCAGTATTCCCATTGATGCTTATTTTGTAGTTTGTATTTAAGGAATAACCACCTTTGCCCATTGAATTTGGATTTGTATTGATCATAGCCGTTGGAGGTACATCTATAGTGGTTCCGTCTGCAGTGGAAACTAAAATTCTGCTGTAGGGCTGAATATACCAACATTCTGAATGCCTCTTACTATCAGCTGCTCTCCATGTTGCAGATTCTTTTTCAAGTAATTTTTTTATTAATTCAGACTCATCAATTTTTTGACTGTAACCTAATATACTAATACTTATTATTAAGAAAAATGATAGTTTCCATTTCATGTGAATCGTGTTTTTTTGAAGTTTTAAAAAAAAATATTGCTAAAGATACTGTTTTTCTAAATTCAAATAAATTTATTAATTCGTTGTCAATTTGTTCGGATTAACAATTTTGTTTTTGTCTAATAACTATTTGTTTAATATGTTGTTAGCTACTGGTTTTGTTTCGCTTTTAAGCCAATATTTTTCGATAATAATTACAATAGCTATTCCAATAATATAGGTTAGTAAATCAATCCAAGAGAATGAAGTTCCAATAATGGTTTTAGCAATTTTTGATTTTTCTAAATGTAGTATTTCAACAATATGTAAAAATTGAAGAAATTCTATAGTGAAAGAAAAAAGCAATACAAAAAGCGCAACTGTTAAAACGGGTAATTTCAAAAAAGATTTTGAAAAGCAATAGATTAAAATAACAACCAAAACATCGCCGAGATAAGGTCTGACAAAACTGTCATGGACAAAAAGGGCAATCAAGACTTCAATAAAAAAAATCAGTATTGCGAAGCAGAAGTAATTTTTATTAAATGTTAGCATAATATTGATTTAGATTGAGCCTAACGTCGCAGTAGTTTTACTCTAGTTTTAGAAACTAAATTACCATTTATTTTTCGGTTGTCACTAAACTTTTAAAGGTGAAATTATTTTCAAATTAAGCCAATTGCCAAAATCAATTGTAGCAAGTTTTGCCAATAGTAAAATTTATTTATCAAATTTTGACTTTTTAAAAGCATTTAATAATAATTGTCCTTTCTCTTCATTTTCATAAGTAATTTGAACATTCAGAATTTTATCTTTAATGATTGTACTATAAGAGATTAGGTTGACAATCATTTTATTTGGATAAGTAATTTTCATATTACAAGTTTCAAATTTAATTTTATCTATCATTTCTGAAGATATTGAAAACTCTATTTCTGCTGTCGGCATTTGTTTTTTTAAAGCATCATTCATTAATTCATAAACGCTCTTAAAAGTTTCTGAATAGTTTTTTTTTGAATCAGTAGGTTGATAATTGGCAATAAAACGATTATATTTTTCGTTTTTAAGTGAATATATTTTGATTGATTTATTTACAATTTTTTGTCCCGTTGAGTTTTCAAACATTTTTTTTCCTGAATCTTTAAATTGTTCAGATTCTACTATATTAACATTTTCAAAAATAGTTGGAATTGATATTTTCCACTTAAACATTTCATTGTAAAGTTCATTTGTCTGACAATATGAATTTTGTACAAAAAGTGTAAATATTATAATTATTAATATGTAAGTCTTTTTCATTTCCATTTTATTTTTTTTGCATTTATTAACGCCAACTTGTATATAAGTTTGACGATGTCCGACTTATCATCCCTAAATTTGGTCGCTTTGTTTTATAAGCACCAGTATTCAGTTATTCTCAAATATATTAAAATTTTCTTATATATTATTAAAAGAACTATTTGTCTGTTGGATGCTTTGTGAATTTACATGGTGACAATTTTAGTTGTCGTCACAGTAGATTTGCATGAAGGATGGCAGTGGAAATCCTCCCGATTTTTCTTCGGGAGATTGAAGCGTACAGCCTGAACTTGTTGCATATAAAGACAATGTTTTTTTTGCAATAGTTCTGCAACAAGGACATGCCCATAAAAAATCCGTCTTATGAAAACGAGACGGATTTTAGTGTTTTTAAATCGTATTCAAAAAATAGAATCAAATGAATTATTTAGCCAAATGAGTTGGACTTGTTATTTTTTCTTGGTGGGAGCCATCATTGGATTCGTCTTTTTTTGCATCATTGGTTTAATTTCGGTCACAATTAATTTGATTGTGGTGGTTCCAACGTTTTTGCCCATGTGGGTTACTGCAGGCATATACGTGGCGCTACCTGCGTTGATTTCCATTGTAGTTGCTGTTTTTCCTTTTTCAGTTATTTCTATTTTTCCGCTGGTTAAAGCATAGATAGTATGGTTAGGATGACTGTGCCATGCAGCTACCGCTCCTGGCTTGAACTCAACCTCCATTACTCTGACCTTGTCGTTTTCAAGTAGTATTTTTTTATACACATTTGGAGATGCTTTCATGGGATTTTGTGCATACAAACTAGCTCCTTGTAGTAGGAATAATCCATAGAGTAGTATCACTGAAATCATTTTGATTGTTTTCATCTTTTTAAAATTTAAAATTCTAATTATTTTAATTTTTTTTCTACTTGTTTGGCCTTTTGTTTTGCCAGTATTTAAGTAGTTGCTGTTTTTTGTGTTTTATTTTTGTTGTGCGTCGGCATGTACAAGAATCGTATAGCTGGATGATAGGTGTTCTTGTTTGTCCGTAGTAGCTTGTAGTTTTTTAAACCAACATTTAATTGGTTTAGAGTCACGATGAGTTTTGGCGGTCTAATTCGTTTAATTTTTGAATATGGAGACGTTTTAAGTGTCTCGTTTTTAAAGGCTACTAATTTACAAAAAAAAACATCTCAATAGTGAATTAAGGTGTCTTTTTGTGGTGTCAATGTATTGGTTTGTAGTGTTTTGTGTGTTTTTTTTTGTATAGAATACAATGAGTAGTAAATTCATTATAAACCTGTTTTTTATTCTTCTTTAAAATAATAAAAAACAGGTTTATTAGTATTATCAATGGCAACAATTTGTTTAAAAACAGTTCCTTATTTATGATCCTGATTTTGTGTCAGGTTTTAATGAATAGATGCTGAATAAATACTGTTTTGTTGTGCGTATTATTTTAATTGTATGAAGTGTTATTTTGCAACTGTTTTGTTTTACGTTATCACAGTAGATAACCAAGATTTTAATTTTTACTAACTATAGAAAAATCTGTTTGCCCATTACCATAAATAACATCACTTAATTTTACATCACCTTTTGATTGATCAATGATTTCCCAATTGTTTATTGTTTCCACAAAATGTATTGGATATGTAAAACTAATGTCAAATTTTATTTCGGATAAATTATCAATATAGCCCGTTGTGTCAGTTAGCGACCAAGTTCCATTAAAAGTAGTTGTACCGTCAGTGGCTGTTAATTTGTTTTTAGCTCCAAAACTAAAATTAAACCTATTGAAATTAATCGCTTCATTGCTATCAGAATCGCAATAAAGATCTATTTTCAAAGTTCCGCCAGTAACAACAATAGTGACATTATTTTGTTTGTCTATTGGAGTTACACCATTTAATCGATTGTCGGTTTTCAAATCATCTGAACTTGGAGTGCAAGCAGGAGTAATTAAAATAATTATCAATACCGGCTTTAAACTGAATTGTCGTAGTGTTTTCATAGTAAATAAATTAAATTATTAAATTTTTAACATATTTCTATTAAAAAATCTATATATTAAATCAAATTTACGAATTTATATTAATTTATTTGTTAAAAAATTAATATATTTTAATGATATTCTTATTTTTTATTTGTTTAAAAAACATAAAAAAAATCCGATTTGCTTACACAAATCGGATTTTATATAATAATGTAAATACGTATTGTAATGCGTATTTACGTGTTGTTTATTTACAAATGGATTACTTCGCCATACGCATCAGCAACAGCTTCCATAACAGCTTCGCTCATTGTTGGGTGTGGGTGAATTGATTTTAAGATTTCATGTCCTGTGGTTTCTAGTTTACGAGCTACAACTGCTTCAGCAATCATATCTGTAACTCCAGCTCCAATCATGTGACATCCTAACCATTCGCCATATTTAGCATCAAAAATTACTTTTACAAAACCATCCGGTGTTCCGGCAGCTTTTGCTTTTCCTGAAGCTGAGAATGGAAATTTACCAATTTTCAATTCGTATCCTTTTTCTTTCGCTTGTTTTTCGGTCAAACCTACTGAAGCAATTTCAGGAGTTGCGTAGGTACAGCCTGGTACGTTTCCGTAATCGATAGGTTCTACGTGAAGTCCTGCGATTTTCTCTACACAGTTGATTCCTTCAGCAGAAGCTACGTGCGCTAATGCTTGTCCTGGTGTAACATCACCAATAGCGTAATATCCAGGAATATTAGTTTGATTGTATGCATTTACTAGGATTTTATCTCTGTCAGTAGCAATACCAACTTCTTCTAACCCTATGTTTTCAATGTTAGTTTTGATTCCAACTGCAGAAAGCAAGATGTCTGCTTCCAGCACTTCTTCTCCTTTTGCTGTTTTTACAAATGCTTTAACTCCAGCTCCGGATGTATCAATTCGTTCTACTGATGAGTTCGTCATGATTTTGATTCCTGCTTTTTTCAAAGAACGCTCCATTTGTTTTGAAATGTCTTCGTCTTCAACGGGAACTATATTTGGCATAAATTCTACAATGGTAACATCAGTTCCCATAGAATTGTAGAAATGTGCAAATTCTACTCCAATTGCTCCGGAACCTACAATAATCATCGATTTTGGTTGTGTTGGTAAAGTCATTGCTTGACGGTAACCAATTACTTTTACACCATCTTGTGGTAAGTTTGGTAACTCACGAGAACGTGCTCCAGTTGCAACAATGATATGGTCAGCACTGTATTCAGTAACTTTATTGTCCTTGTCTGTAACGTCAACTTTTTTTCCTGGTTTTAGTTTTCCAAAACCATCAATCACATCAATTTTATTTTTTTTCATCAAGAATTGAACTCCTTTGCTCATTCCGTCAGCAACACTACGACTGCGTTGTACAACAGCAGGGAAGTCTTTGTCAAATGATGAAACAGTCAATCCGTAATCAGAAGCGTGTTTTAGATAATCAAAAACCTGAGCTGATTTCAGTAACGCTTTTGTTGGGATACAACCCCAGTTCAAGCATACTCCGCCTAAGTTTTCTTTTTCAATCACGGCTACTTTAAAGCCTAATTGTGATGCTCTAATGGCTGTAACATAACCGCCTGGGCCACTTCCTAAAACTATAATATCGTATTTCATTTCAAAGTTTTTTATTTGTTTTTTATTGGTGAAATGCAGTCGCTAACGCTCGTGTCATTTTGTTTTTTATATTTAAATTTTTGTAAAAATGAATTCGTAAAAACTCATTTCATTTTTTAAGTATTTATATTTTTAGTTATTAAAATGGAATTTGCAAAAAGCTCATTTCATTTTAGGTCCGTTTTTTATTAAATTAATTGTGAGGCGAATTTAAGGATTTATTCTGTTTTGAGAAAATTTCAATGTAATAAAGTAATAAACTAACAAAATTTCAAAAAAACATCTTTATTTTAAAAAGGCTTGCAGTATTGTCAATACAGGAATCCTTTTTTAGCTAGGTATTCACAAATTTTTAATTGAATTTAAAAACGAAGCGGCTTTGTGTCTAAAGGGAAAAAATATTAGCGTTAAAACTAATTAGCTACCGAAAATTGAGAATCATACAGGTTTTTGTAATACCCATTTTCAAGGTTGATTAATTCCTGATGTGTTCCTTGCTCTACAATTAATCCTTTATCCATTACTACAATTTTATCAGCATTGACAATAGTTGCGAGTCTATGAGCAATGACAATTGAAGTTCGGCCTTTAGTAATTGTTTCAGTGGCACGTTGAATCAATTCTTCGGAATAGGTATCAATTGATGAAGTAGCTTCATCCAAAATTAAAATACTTGGATTACTCACATACGCTCTCAAAAAAGCAATCAACTGCCGCTGTCCTGACGAAAGCATAACACCACGTTCTTTTACATCAAAATCATAATTATCAGGCAAACTCATAATAAAATCATGAACGCCAATTTTTTTGGCCGCAGCCAAAACTTGTTCTCTGCTGATAACTGGATTATTCAAGGTGATGTTATTGAAAATTGTATCGGCAAAAAGGAAAACATCCTGCAAAACTACCGCGATTTGCGTACGCAATGAACTTAAAGTATAATGTTCAATGTTGTGATTGTCAATAAAAATGGAACCGTTGTTGATTTCATAAAAACGGTTTAACAAGTTGATTATTGTTGATTTACCTGCTCCTGTAGAACCCACGATAGCAATAGTTTGACCTGCATTTACTTCAAGATTTATTCCTTTGATAACGTATTCTTCAGGTATATAACCAAAACGAACATTTTCAAATTTTATATCTCCCTTGAAAATCGGCGCTTCAATTGTTCCAGTATCTTGTATTTGGTCTTGAGTGTCCAAAATATCAAAAACACGATTGGCAGCAATCATTCCTAATTGCATTTCGTTGAATTTATCCGCAATTTGGCGCAATGGATTGAATAGCATTCCTATGAACATCGTATAAGAAAACAAATCTCCAAAAGTGGTGAAATGATCCCCATTTAATATTTTAATTCCACCATACAACACTATGAATCCTAACGTCAATGAGGAAATAATATCGGCAATAGGGAAGAAGATAGAGTTATAAAGAATGGTTTTTATCCAAGCTCTGTTGTGCTTGTCATTGATGCTTTTAAATTTTTCAAATTCAATATCTTCTCTGTTAAAAAGTTGAACAATTTTCATTCCCGTCACACGTTCTTGAACAAAGGAGTTCATGTTGGCAATTTGCGTACGCACTTCTTCAAATGCGACTTGCATTTTCTTTTGGAAAATTCGGGTGAAGAAAACCAGAATTGGCATAGCCACAATTACAATCCAAGTCAGTGTCCAGTTCATGTAGAACATAAAAAGAAGTACAACAAGCATTTTCATTAGGTCACTGATGATCATAAATAATCCCTGACTGAAAATTCGGGCAATTGCCTCAATATCTGATACGGAACGTGTTACGAGTTGCCCCACAGGTACCAAATCAAAATACTTCATTCTAAAACTCAACAAATGTTTGAATAGTTTTGTTCGAATGTCTTTCACGATATCCTGACCAAGCCAGTTTGCCCAATATACAAAGTAAAACTGCGAAAATACTTCCATCAACAGCACCATTCCCATCAGGATCACATACATTAATAATCCTTGTTGGTCGTGGGTTTTTATGTAACCATCAACGGTTTGCTTTAATAAGTAAGGACGCAAAGCCGCAAATACTGAAAGCGATATGGCAAAAATAATCACGCCATTGAAACGGAATTGGTACGGTTTGGTATATTGTAATATTCGTTTGAATAATCGGGTATCAAATGCTTTAGCTTTCATATTTTTTAATTTATCCTAATTGTTTTCAGGAGCTATTTACTTTGTCAGTTCACTTTGTTCGTGTCCTGCTATTCGTTTCAATCTTTTATGTTTTAAAGAAAAAACATAAAAGGATTTTCATTGCAAATATTTACATTCACTGAACTCCTATAAAAATAAAAAGTTAGTGAGGTAATCTGGGCTATTGCGTAATGTAATCGTATTCTATTTTGGTTAAATATAAACCATGCGCCGGAACCGAAAAACCAGCTTTATCTCGGTTTTTACTTTCTATGATGGCAATAAAATCATCTAGTGTAATCTTGTGTAATCCTATATTCACTAATGTTCCCACAATTGCGCGAACCATGTTGCGTAAAAAACGATTTGCCGAAATGGTAAAAATAAGGCTGCCATTTTCTTGTTTGTCTGCGCCCTGTTCGGCTGTGCCTCGAGTCCAATACGCTTCAAAAATTGTGCAGTCAAATGTATTCACATCGGTATTTACTTTAGAGAAACATTGAAAATCAGTAAAATTAAACAATAATTTGGCCGCTTCGTTCATTAAATCTACATCTAATTTTTGATGGAAATACCAACTTTGCTCTTGCGAAAAAACATCTTTAAACGTGTTGATATGGTATTCATATGTTCTTTTAGTCGCGTCAAAACGGGTGTGCGCTTCGTCGTGAACGGGAATAATAGTATAAACAACAATGTCTTTGGGCAAGTAGGAGTTGAGTTTGTGAACTAAATTTGGAATATCAAATGGTTTTTCAAAATCAAAATGGGCGAACATTTCCTTGGCGTGAACACCAGTATCTGTGCGTCCGGCTCCCATAAGATTAATTTCGGTATTCAATAATACTGAAAATGCTTTGTTCATTGTTTCTTGAACTGATGCCGCATTAGGTTGGTATTGCCAGCCATGATAAAGGGTTCCGTTGTATGCTAATTTTATGAAGTACCTCAAGGTTAGATTTCAGATTTCAGATTTCAGATTTCAGATTGTTCTGAACGAAATCGAGTTTTACACAAATAAAGTAGCAAAGATACTTATTAATTTTTGTGTCACGAAGTTGCTATGGCGCAAAAAAAATGTTAAGTTTTAAATGGATTTTTTATTTGGAATTCGAATGTTTAATTTTACCACAAAATCCTAGCCCTGATTGAAACGAAAATCCTTTTTATTCGCCTTTTTGGCGGATAAAAAGATTGAAGAGAAAAGCAGGAAATAGCTCCTAATAAACCTGTTTTGAAAAAAATATTACTCCTTTCGGATACGCACAGTCATATTGATGATACTATTTTGAAATACGTCGCTCAGTCGGATGAAGTTTGGCATGCAGGCGATATTGGGGATTTAGCTGTAACCGATGCGATAAAAAAACTAAAGCCGTTGCGTGGTGTTTATGGCAATATTGATGATGCTAAAGCCAGATTAGAATTCCCCTTGCACAACCGTTTTATGTGTGAGGCTGTGGATGTTTGGATTACGCATATTGGCGGTTATCCTGGGAAATACAATCCCAATATTAAAGCGGAGATAGTGTCGAATCCTCCAAAATTGTTTATTTGCGGGCATTCTCATATTCTAAAAGTAATGTTTGATAAAAAGCACAATCTCTTGCATATGAATCCTGGAGCAGCTGGAAAAAGCGGTTTTCATCAGGTGCGTACCATGTTGCGTTTTGTGATTGAAGGGGATAAAATAAAGGATTTGGAAATTATAGAAATAGAGAAAAAGGGGTGATTTTTATTTAATTGCAATAGGTACGACGAAATAGATTGAAGTTCCGGTATGTTGTTTTGAATCAATCGAAATGCCTCCCTTTAAATTGTTTATTCTCGCTTGTATCTGATTCAGGCCAAA contains:
- a CDS encoding endo-arabinase, translated to MKWKLSFFLIISISILGYSQKIDESELIKKLLEKESATWRAADSKRHSECWYIQPYSRILVSTADGTTIDVPPTAMINTNPNSMGKGGYSLNTNYKISINGNTAWVSHDEESTSSDGKKTFSYEIRMLEKIKGEWKLVGQSIHIYNPK
- a CDS encoding DUF2809 domain-containing protein, with translation MLTFNKNYFCFAILIFFIEVLIALFVHDSFVRPYLGDVLVVILIYCFSKSFLKLPVLTVALFVLLFSFTIEFLQFLHIVEILHLEKSKIAKTIIGTSFSWIDLLTYIIGIAIVIIIEKYWLKSETKPVANNILNK
- a CDS encoding cupin domain-containing protein, which produces MKTIKMISVILLYGLFLLQGASLYAQNPMKASPNVYKKILLENDKVRVMEVEFKPGAVAAWHSHPNHTIYALTSGKIEITEKGKTATTMEINAGSATYMPAVTHMGKNVGTTTIKLIVTEIKPMMQKKTNPMMAPTKKK
- the lpdA gene encoding dihydrolipoyl dehydrogenase; its protein translation is MKYDIIVLGSGPGGYVTAIRASQLGFKVAVIEKENLGGVCLNWGCIPTKALLKSAQVFDYLKHASDYGLTVSSFDKDFPAVVQRSRSVADGMSKGVQFLMKKNKIDVIDGFGKLKPGKKVDVTDKDNKVTEYSADHIIVATGARSRELPNLPQDGVKVIGYRQAMTLPTQPKSMIIVGSGAIGVEFAHFYNSMGTDVTIVEFMPNIVPVEDEDISKQMERSLKKAGIKIMTNSSVERIDTSGAGVKAFVKTAKGEEVLEADILLSAVGIKTNIENIGLEEVGIATDRDKILVNAYNQTNIPGYYAIGDVTPGQALAHVASAEGINCVEKIAGLHVEPIDYGNVPGCTYATPEIASVGLTEKQAKEKGYELKIGKFPFSASGKAKAAGTPDGFVKVIFDAKYGEWLGCHMIGAGVTDMIAEAVVARKLETTGHEILKSIHPHPTMSEAVMEAVADAYGEVIHL
- a CDS encoding ABC transporter ATP-binding protein, coding for MKAKAFDTRLFKRILQYTKPYQFRFNGVIIFAISLSVFAALRPYLLKQTVDGYIKTHDQQGLLMYVILMGMVLLMEVFSQFYFVYWANWLGQDIVKDIRTKLFKHLLSFRMKYFDLVPVGQLVTRSVSDIEAIARIFSQGLFMIISDLMKMLVVLLFMFYMNWTLTWIVIVAMPILVFFTRIFQKKMQVAFEEVRTQIANMNSFVQERVTGMKIVQLFNREDIEFEKFKSINDKHNRAWIKTILYNSIFFPIADIISSLTLGFIVLYGGIKILNGDHFTTFGDLFSYTMFIGMLFNPLRQIADKFNEMQLGMIAANRVFDILDTQDQIQDTGTIEAPIFKGDIKFENVRFGYIPEEYVIKGINLEVNAGQTIAIVGSTGAGKSTIINLLNRFYEINNGSIFIDNHNIEHYTLSSLRTQIAVVLQDVFLFADTIFNNITLNNPVISREQVLAAAKKIGVHDFIMSLPDNYDFDVKERGVMLSSGQRQLIAFLRAYVSNPSILILDEATSSIDTYSEELIQRATETITKGRTSIVIAHRLATIVNADKIVVMDKGLIVEQGTHQELINLENGYYKNLYDSQFSVAN
- the truA gene encoding tRNA pseudouridine(38-40) synthase TruA; amino-acid sequence: MRYFIKLAYNGTLYHGWQYQPNAASVQETMNKAFSVLLNTEINLMGAGRTDTGVHAKEMFAHFDFEKPFDIPNLVHKLNSYLPKDIVVYTIIPVHDEAHTRFDATKRTYEYHINTFKDVFSQEQSWYFHQKLDVDLMNEAAKLLFNFTDFQCFSKVNTDVNTFDCTIFEAYWTRGTAEQGADKQENGSLIFTISANRFLRNMVRAIVGTLVNIGLHKITLDDFIAIIESKNRDKAGFSVPAHGLYLTKIEYDYITQ
- a CDS encoding metallophosphoesterase, encoding MKKILLLSDTHSHIDDTILKYVAQSDEVWHAGDIGDLAVTDAIKKLKPLRGVYGNIDDAKARLEFPLHNRFMCEAVDVWITHIGGYPGKYNPNIKAEIVSNPPKLFICGHSHILKVMFDKKHNLLHMNPGAAGKSGFHQVRTMLRFVIEGDKIKDLEIIEIEKKG